From a region of the Sebastes umbrosus isolate fSebUmb1 chromosome 10, fSebUmb1.pri, whole genome shotgun sequence genome:
- the prdm8 gene encoding PR domain zinc finger protein 8 has product MSSGLMMDHSFLPRSMWTGDSKVLQHPADLYTSVVVTRSIPAGTCFGPCLLQNTFYDTIAFIAQKSCDKRNKSYVFRVDPEAMRNSALVLSWLRLVQAARNGEEQNTEAFLKAGQLYVRTIRDIRQEEELLVWYDQELSHLLGFTDTTRGSGEEFKCVRCHQVFKNEYPFLAHCRFLCTQVKTDTWSREIYEHNKHVEIKRQHRGVTDFHNIARDLEHKKSGNNEDAEIFPKRRKYEETLHPRGRKTVLLEKTNISNDDNITPLINNKGYDQQQAAGDASSSAGKLKADKIKPDHLGCKSDAFTRDGEVDARPEAGVHSGVHSGSSSSAFSLVLSSSRGEQRSAFCKPSRRSSPVDPQVHLSSSPTAPSSRLEEMTDRFTSSVGYNNLMASNILSSDLHTVPALNNAFHYAPQHWSRSIGVQLHTTASSSLTILPPTFTSFGVSVQNWCAKCNLSFRMTSDLVFHMRSHHKKEFAQESHVRRRREEKLTCPICHEYFRERHHLSRHMTSHN; this is encoded by the exons atgtccagcGG TTTAATGATGGATCACTCTTTCCTGCCTCGGTCCATGTGGACCGGTGACAGTAAAGTCCTCCAGCATCCAGCGGACCTCTACACGAGCGTGGTCGTTACGCGCAGCATCCCTGCAGGCACGTGCTTCGGTCCATGCCTGCTCCAAAACACTTTCTACGACACCATCGCCTTCATAGCGCAGAAATCCTGCGACAAGAGAAACAAATCCTACGTGTTCAGG GTGGACCCCGAGGCCATGCGTAACTCTGCGCTGGTGCTGTCCTGGCTGCGGCTCGTGCAGGCTGCGCGTAATGGAGAGGAGCAGAACACAGAGGCCTTTCTGAAGGCAGGTCAGCTGTATGTGAGGACCATCCGGGACATCCGGCAGGAGGAAGAGCTGCTGGTGTGGTACGACCAGGAGCTGTCTCACCTACTGGGCTTCACAGACACCACCAGAGGATCAGGTGAAG AGTTCAAATGTGTTAGATGTCACCAGGTCTTCAAGAACGAGTACCCTTTCCTGGCTCACTGCCGGTTCCTGTGTActcaagtcaagactgacaccTGGAGCCGCGAGATCTACGAGCACAACAAGCACGTGGAAATAAAGAGGCAACACCGAGGAGTGACAGATTTCCACAACATCGCCAGAGATTTGGAACACAAGAAATCTGGCAACAACGAGGACGCAGAGATTTTCCCCAAGAGAAGGAAATACGAGGAAACTCTTCATCCCAGAGGACGGAAAACGGTTCTGTTGGAAAAAACGAATATCTCCAACGATGACAATATCACACCTCTGATCAATAATAAGGGTTACGatcagcagcaggcagcaggagaTGCGTCTTCCTCTGCGGGGAAACTGAAAGCTGATAAGATCAAACCGGATCATTTGGGATGTAAGAGTGATGCTTTTACGCGCGACGGAGAGGTGGACGCGCGGCCGGAGGCAGGTGTTCACTCAGGTGTTCActcaggaagcagcagcagtgcgTTTTCTCTGGTCCTGTCCAGCAGTCGAGGAGAGCAGAGAAGTGCTTTCTGTAAACCGAGTAGAAGAAGTTCTCCTGTTGACCCCCAGGTTCATCTGAGCAGCTCTCCAACAGCCCCATCTAGCCGCCTAGAGGAGATGACAGACCGCTTCACCTCCAG tgtgggaTACAACAACCTGATGGCGTCCAACATCCTGAGCTCTGATTTACACACTGTGCCCGCATTGAACAACGCTTTCCATTACGCACCGCAGCACTGGTCCAGGAGCATTGGCGTCCAGCTGCACACCACAGCATCATCATCTCTCACCATCCTCCCACCGACCTTCACCTCGTTCGGCGTGTCGGTGCAGAACTGGTGCGCCAAATGCAACCTGTCCTTCcgcatgacctctgacctcgtgTTCCACATGCGCTCGCACCACAAGAAGGAGTTCGCGCAGGAGTCACacgtgaggaggaggagggaggagaaactCACCTGTCCGATCTGCCACGAGTACTTCCGAGAGCGACATCACCTGTCCAGACACATGACTTCTCACAACTGA
- the gdf10a gene encoding growth/differentiation factor 10: MTALSMMISSHLFLLMFNCFLGAASVRIMTSHGSAQEDSSFLQPSSSSSADPFSDDLDQDMVSQHMSKLYEKYNRDARLREGNTARSFRASQDSSDYRTVYRLNLTTLQDSEVILSATFHFLLDRRPHQKPWFCKRFKSPSCRSSAVHPPPSVSLLLRSVSSGSEVRSGSTGSLLGNVTFHPHRRGVWQMKDVTQVIKEARDKGHLLVSVEMDLGQQYQRKAEGALSGGSLPYLLLYANDQALAEPNSVAASLQRYDPFNEPSHSSHRPNSSPESKGRERREATLIFDPIENNELPEVDYRPDGYRKDDLWESTWYLALKPKSGRKEKKRKSQEEEGVEQKEEPWVLKEGERTSQGLKPDDPTEKKLKDSRVLTTNDGQKPERRNEGKKHKGNANSQSPVLHFDEQTMRKARRRQWADTQHRGCSRRNLRVDFADIGWSEWVIAPKAFDAYYCAGTCGFPMPKVARPSNHATIQSIVRAVGIIPGVPEPCCVPEKMSPLAVLYQDECRNPVLKVYPNMSVQSCSCR, from the exons ATGACAGCCCTGAGTATGATGATTTCCTCGCACCTGTTCCTGTTGATGTTTAACTGTTTCCTGGGTGCCGCATCAGTCCGGATCATGACGTCTCATGGGAGCGCACAGGAGGACAGCAGCTTCCTccagccatcatcatcatcatcagcggACCCGTTCTCAGATGATCTGGATCAGGACATGGTCTCCCAGCACATGTCCAAACTGTACGAGAAATACAACAGGGATGCCCGGCTCAGAGAGGGAAACACTGCGAGGAGTTTCCGAGCCAGCCAAG ACTCTTCTGACTACAGGACGGTGTACAGACTAAACCTTACGACCCTCCAGgactcagaggtcatcctgtCCGCCACATTCCACTTCCTGCTCGATCGGCGCCCTCATCAAAAACCCTGGTTCTGTAAACGCTTCAAAAGCCCGTCCTGTCGCTCCTCGGCCGTCCACCCGCCTCCGTCCGTCAGCCTGCTCCTTCGCTCTGTCTCCtctgggtcagaggtcagatctGGGTCAACGGGGTCGCTCCTAGGCAATGTGACCTTCCACCCCCACAGGAGAGGGGTGTGGCAGATGAAAGATGTGACCCAGGTCATAAAGGAGGCACGGGACAAGGGTCATCTCCTGGTGTCAGTGGAGATGGACTTAGGGCAGCAGTACCAGAGGAAAGCAGAGGGGGCGCTGTCTGGAGGCAGCCTGCCCTACCTGCTACTGTACGCTAATGATCAAGCCTTGGCAGAGCCCAACAGCGTGGCGGCAAGCCTTCAGAGATATGACCCGTTCAACGAGCCCTCGCATTCCTCTCACAGACCCAACTCCTCACCGGAGTCGAAAGGACGCGAGAGAAGGGAAGCAACTCTGATCTTTGACCCCATAGAGAACAATGAGCTGCCCGAGGTGGACTACAGGCCTGATGGCTACAGGAAGGATGACCTCTGGGAGAGCACTTGGTACCTGGCACTCAAACCGAAATCAGGTaggaaggaaaagaagagaaagagccAGGAGGAAGAAGGAGTGGAGCAGAAAGAAGAACCGTGGGTTCTCAAAGAAGGAGAAAGAACATCACAGGGGCTCAAACCTGATGACCCAACTGAGAAAAAGCTCAAAGACAGTCGCGTGCTGACGACCAACGACGGACAAAAACCTGAGCGGAGGAATGAAGGAAAAAAGCACAAGGGGAACGCTAACTCTCAGTCACCCGTTCTGCATTTTGATGAACAAACAATGCGTAAGGCCAGAAGGAGGCAGTGGGCCGACACCCAGCACAGAGGCTGCTCCAGGAGGAACCTCCGAGTGGATTTCGCAGACATTGGCTGGAGCGAGTGGGTCATCGCACCCAAGGCCTTTGATGCCTACTACTGCGCTGGCACATGTGGCTTCCCCATGCCCAAG GTGGCGAGGCCGTCTAACCACGCCACCATCCAGAGCATAGTCCGAGCCGTCGGGATCATCCCCGGAGTTCCCGAGCCCTGCTGCGTCCCAGAGAAGATGAGTCCTCTGGCTGTGCTCTACCAGGATGAATGCAGGAATCCAGTGCTCAAGGTTTACCCCAACATGTCCGTCCAGTCCTGCTCCTGCAGATAG